A portion of the Cryptomeria japonica chromosome 5, Sugi_1.0, whole genome shotgun sequence genome contains these proteins:
- the LOC131876001 gene encoding probable disease resistance protein At4g27220, translated as MGDPGFIPGFIGYAIQLAGNQIIRHINVAIRCRKELDALKVLLARIQTLNVELQEYRKALNCGMRISTSPQHPLPSAVNTWLIELNALLEEASDLAQHCTVRSYCHLFSRYRTSKKLRQLIENVEKHVASTPSIAFLHQLQQHVTNRQVLEQIKETVDSLNLRISALGGASGDLFPSTSSAASNNKYIEEALVVGQDCASNRLMQLIDADSEQHKSLSRFGIVGKGGAGKTLLLKRVFNSNQVQSLFFNGLMLWLTVSPNPSFHALRIELVKQITLQVNERLESREEDHVKTWLNGNMRKHKFVLFLDDVWETSANSLLEGLCVPHSPHSNSNIIIATSRTTSVLSQLGVPASSIIKMQDLTEDDSWRLFSSHAFAHSDGILPSSIDQVIARSVCNECGGLPLALKVIGKTMAGITPSNAWEFSLKRLQNDVTPSLYGTLRLSYDALANVAGYGISLQLCFLYLGAYPEGRVIYSTIATLYWIGEGLVAGPDPVQLGEIYVNLLADRCLIEPVQKDYNGKVICFRVHDVLHDLAHQIAEREEKCFFQAGRGLQEFPADDCLGHVRISLKGNNLTRVPRAFRAPYIHSLLLANNTCFTEIPKEVIGSMTALRVLDLSRTALQSLPKNIGCLKHLVCLRLWNVPLKKLPSSIAALRNLQILQLGGSHISQLPSGISKLNSLKFLDISCCQHLQCIPYGISHLRSLEYLYTYKSSNIRWIKGRGDQLSIGDLGILNQIKRLGFQNNGAIIREGMLGMMKQMEYLYLHLTDMERLPHDMTTMSKLRKLCLVCPQLVQTEILICKFQHLSYISLFQCEMLKQLPALHKLGSLKYLVIVECPKIEKFPEEFGKEGAFPKLEVFSVVKLTKLEQLPLVEEGGLPSLRILTIMQCEALQILPECYWTLKSVEKIRVYGCSKVEENFIKSRTKVQTVTLSTTETQISEDRYLSLLRRGEQFFYGCTFLGIIVLGPSVSVSSLFTSVSSPYSSVFGTNNRISGINSNVFGQYSSIFSLSVGVSGPNNSISG; from the exons ATGGGTGATCCTGGATTCATCCCTGGATTTATTGGTTACGCCATTCAGTTGGCTGGAAATCAAATTATCCGTCACATCAATGTTGCCATCCGATGCAGGAAAGAGTTGGATGCCCTCAAAGTTCTGCTTGCCAGAATTCAAACATTGAATGTGGAATTGCAGGAGTATCGAAAGGCTTTGAACTGTGGCATGAGAATTAGTACATCTCCTCAGCATCCTTTGCCCTCCGCTGTGAACACCTGGCTAATCGAATTGAATGCTCTTTTGGAGGAAGCATCTGATTTGGCCCAGCACTGCACTGTACGCTCATACTGTCATCTCTTTTCTCGTTATAGGACGAGCAAAAAGCTCAGGCAACTCATTGAAAATGTTGAAAAGCATGTGGCTTCCACGCCTTCCATTGCTTTTCTGCACCAATTGCAGCAGCATGTAACCAATCGTCAAGTGCTTGAGCAAATTAAAGAGACGGTGGATTCTCTTAATCTGCGCATTTCAGCACTTGGCGGCGCATCTGGAGATCTCTTTCCATCCACTTCTTCAGCCGCTTCCAACAATAAGTATATTGAGGAGGCACTCGTTGTCGGACAAGATTGTGCATCCAACAGACTTATGCAGCTGATTGATGCAGACTCAGAGCAGCACAAAAGTCTGTCTCGTTTCGGCATAGTTGGTAAGGGAGGGGCTGGTAAGACTCTACTACTCAAACGAGTCTTCAACAGTAACCAGGTACAGAGTCTTTTTTTCAATGGCTTGATGCTCTGGCTTACTGTGTCACCAAATCCATCCTTCCATGCTCTCAGAATTGAACTTGTCAAACAAATAACTCTTCAAGTGAATGAAAGATTGGAGAGTAGAGAGGAAGACCATGTGAAAACTTGGTTGAATGGAAACATGAGAAAACACAAATTTGTGCTGTTTTTAGACGATGTTTGGGAAACAAGTGCAAACTCCTTGTTAGAGGGGCTGTGTGTGCCTCACTCTCCACACAGCAACTCCAACATCATCATTGCCACTTCCAGAACTACTAGTGTCCTCTCACAGTTGGGCGTTCCAGCTTCATCAATCATCAAAATGCAAGACTTGACCGAGGATGATAGCTGGAGATTGTTTTCCTCCCATGCTTTTGCACATAGCGATGGAATTTTGCCTTCCAGCATTGACCAAGTAATAGCGAGAAGTGTTTGCAATGAATGTGGGGGTCTTCCGTTAGCCCTCAAAGTAATTGGGAAGACAATGGCAGGCATCACTCCTTCAAATGCATGGGAATTTTCTCTTAAGAGGTTGCAGAATGATGTTACCCCATCTCTGTATGGCACATTGAGACTAAGCTACGATGCTTTGGCCAACGTGGCTGGCTATGGAATTTCTTTACAGTTGTGCTTCCTCTACCTCGGTGCTTACCCAGAAGGCCGTGTCATCTATTCCACAATCGCCACTCTCTACTGGATTGGAGAGGGGTTGGTAGCCGGGCCAGATCCTGTCCAACTTGGAGAGATATACGTGAATTTGTTAGCCGATCGATGCCTTATTGAGCCAGTCCAGAAGGATTACAACGGAAAAGTGATATGTTTTAGAGTGCATGATGTTTTGCACGATTTAGCACATCAAATTGCTGAGAGGGAAGAAAAATGTTTCTTCCAGGCAGGCAGGGGTTTACAAGAGTTTCCTGCGGACGACTGTTTAGGACATGTCAGAATTTCATTGAAAGGCAACAATTTGACTAGGGTTCCTAGGGCATTCCGAGCTCCTTATATCCATTCCCTGTTACTCGCTAATAATACTTGTTTCACAGAAATTCCCAAAGAGGTGATTGGGAGTATGACCGCTCTGAGGGTCCTTGATTTGTCACGGACTGCCCTCCAGTCCCTGCCAAAAAACATAGGATGTTTGAAGCATTTAGTCTGCCTCAGGTTATGGAATGTGCCACTCAAGAAACTGCCCAGCTCTATCGCTGCTCTTAGAAACCTTCAAATATTACAGCTTGGTGGTTCTCATATTTCACAGCTCCCATCCGGTATTTCTAAGCTGAATTCGCTGAAATTTCTGGACATTAGTTGTTGTCAACATCTGCAGTGCATCCCTTATGGGATCTCTCACCTTAGATCTCTGGAGTACTtgtatacatataaatcttcaaaTATAAGGTGGATTAAGGGTAGAGGAGATCAGCTTTCAATTGGTGATTTGGGCATCTTAAACCAGATCAAAAGGTTAGGGTTTCAAAATAACGGTGCAATAATTCGAGAAGGAATGCTGGGAATGATGAAGCAGATGGAATATCTATATTTACACCTCACAGATATGGAAAGGCTACCCCATGACATGACTACCATGTCAAAGTTGAGGAAACTGTGTCTGGTATGTCCTCAGTTAGTCCAGACGgaaattttaatttgtaaatttcaaCATCTGAGCTACATTAGCTTGTTTCAATGTGAGATGCTGAAGCAACTACCTGCCTTGCACAAACTTGGGAGTCTAAAGTACCTAGTTATTGTTGAGTGCCCCAAAATAGAGAAGTTTCCAGAGGAATTTGGTAAGGAAGGAGCATTCCCCAAGCTAGAGGTATTTTCAGTGGTCAAGCTGACAAAGCTGGAGCAGCTGCCACTAGTGGAAGAAGGAGGACTGCCTTCACTGAGAATATTGACAATAATGCAGTGTGAGGCATTGCAGATTTTGCCAGAGTGTTATTGGACTTTGAAGAGTGTAGAGAAGATAAGAGTCTATGGTTGCTCAAAGGTTGAAGAAAACTTTATCAAGTCAAGGACTAAGGTGCAAACAGTAACATTATCTACCACAGAAACTCAAATATCAGAAGACCGTTACCTCTCTCTCCTTCGCAGGGGCGAACAATTTTTTTACG GCTGTACATTTTTGGGAATAAT